The proteins below are encoded in one region of Mangifera indica cultivar Alphonso chromosome 7, CATAS_Mindica_2.1, whole genome shotgun sequence:
- the LOC123220463 gene encoding transcriptional corepressor LEUNIG_HOMOLOG-like isoform X2: MAQQSSNWEADKMLDVYIYDYLVKKKLHATAKSFMTEGKVAPDPVAIDAPGGFLFEWWSVFWDIFIARTNEKHSEPAASYIEAQQIKAKEQQQMQMQQFQLMRQAQMQQRNPNHPSLGGPVNAVNSEGMVGQSNASALAAKMYEERMKHTNPMGNSVGSETSQPPVDARMALLKSATNHPGQLGQGNHGSVTAALQQIQARSQQTPDIKGEMNLGASQRSMPMDPSSLYGQRIMQSKPGLGNTGLNPGVSSLPLKGWPLTGIDQIRPNLGAQVQKPFLTGGNQFQLLPQQQQQLLAQAQAQGNLGNSIYGDVDPRRFGGLPRGSLNAKDGQPGANDGSIGSPMQSTSSKMNMPQIQQSSSQQDPLQTQAAQQNDRKRKGPPSNSGAANSTCTGNTVGPSPNSQPSTPSTHTPGDGVPISGNLQHVGNMPKGLIMYGSDGAGGHASSTNQLEDMEHFGDIGSLDDNVESFLSHDDGDGRDLFGSLKRNPSEQAAETSKGFSFNEVSSIRKSTSKVICCHFSSDGKLLASAGHDKKVVLWNVETLQTDCTPDEHNHIITDVRFRPNSTQLATSSFDTTVRLWDAAKPSYSLQTYKGHSSHVMSLDFHPKKNELFCSCDGNSEIRFWNINQYSCARISKGGTVQVRFQPRIGHLLAAASENIVSVFDVEADRLTLSLKGHTTDVHSICWDTNGDFLASVSQESVRLWSLASGECIHELSGNNYHSCVFHPTYPTLMVIGGYQSLELWNTTENKCMTIVAHECMISALAQSPLTGMVASASHDKSVKIWK; encoded by the exons ATGGCGCAGCAGAGCAGTAACTGGGAAGCGGATAAGAT GCTTGATGTGTACATTTATGATTActtggtgaagaaaaaattgcaTGCTACTGCAAAATCCTTCATGACTGAAGGGAAAGTTGCCCCGGATCCAGTAG CAATTGATGCTCCTGGagggtttctttttgaatgGTGGTCTGTTTTTTGGGACATATTTATTGCCAGGACAAACGAGAAGCATTCTGAGCCTGCTGCCTCATACATAGAG GCACAACAAATTAAAGCAAAAGAGCAGCAGCAGATGCAAATGCAGCAGTTTCAATTAATGCGTCAAGCTCAGATGCAACAGAGGAATCCAAATCATCCTTCTCTTGGTGGTCCTGTAAATGCTGTGAATTCTGAAGGAATGGTAGGGCAGTCAAATGCTAGTGCTTTGGCTGCAAAAATGTATGAAGAACGTATGAAACACACAAATCCCATGGGGAATTCAGTTGGTTCAGAGACATCCCAACCTCCTGTTGATGCTAGGATGGCCCTTCTGAAATCAGCTACAAATCATCCTGG TCAATTGGGCCAAGGAAATCATGGAAGTGTGACTGCAGCATTGCAGCAAATTCAGGCACGATCTCAACAGACCCCT GACATCAAAGGTGAAATGAACCTGGGTGCCTCCCAAAGATCTATGCCTATGGATCCTTCTTCACTTTATGGTCAAAGAATCATGCAATCAAAACCTGGACTAGGAAACACAG GACTGAATCCTGGAGTTAGTAGTCTTCCATTGAAGGGGTGGCCCTTAACT GGCATTGACCAAATTCGGCCAAATTTAGGCGCACAAGTTCAGAAACCTTTCTTAACAGGTGGAAATCAGTTTCAGCTTTTACCACAGCAGCAACAGCAGCTTCTAGCACAGGCCCAGGCACAAGGCAATCTTGGTAATTCAATTTATGGAGATGTGGATCCTCGAAGGTTTGGGGGATTACCTAGAGGCAGTTTAAATGCAAAAGATGGCCAACCTGGAGCAAATGATGGATCTATAGGTTCACCAATGCAATCAACTTCATCAAAA ATGAATATGCCACAGATACAGCAGTCTTCCTCTCAACAAGATCCCTTGCAAACACAGGCAGCTCAGCAG AACGACAGAAAAAGGAAGGGGCCTCCTTCTAATTCTGGAGCTGCTAATAGCACATGTACAGGAAACACAGTTGGTCCTTCTCCAAACTCTCAACCTTCAACTCCATCAACTCACACCCCTGGGGATGGAGTTCCTATATCAGGCAATTTGCAGCATGTCGGTAACATGCCAAAAGGTTTAATAATGTATGGTTCTGATGGGGCAGGTGGTCATGCATCTTCTACAAACCAGCTG GAAGATATGGAACATTTTGGAGACATTGGCTCCTTAGATGATAATGTGGAATCTTTTCTTTCACATGATGATGGAGATGGAAGGGATTTGTTTGGTTCATTGAAGCGAAACCCTTCTGAACAAGCAGCTGAAACTTCCAAGG GTTTCTCCTTCAACGAAGTTAGTTCAATACGTAAAAGTACTAGCAAAGTTATATGTTGTCATTTCTCTTCAGATGGAAAGTTATTAGCCAGTGCTGGGCATGACAAAAAG GTTGTTCTTTGGAATGTGGAGACTCTTCAAACTGATTGCACTCCAGATgaacacaatcatataattactGATGTTCGCTTCAGACCAAATTCTACTCAGCTGGCAACATCATCATTCGACACAACAGTGCGACTCTGGGATGCTGCCAAG CCAAGCTATTCCTTGCAGACTTATAAGGGGCATAGCTCACATGTGATGTCCCTTGATTTCCATCCGAAGAAGAATGAACTTTTCTGCTCTTGTGATGGTAACAGTGAGATTCGCTTCTGGAATATCAATCAGTATTCTTGTGCTCGTATTTCCAAG GGAGGTACTGTGCAAGTGAGATTTCAGCCAAGGATAGGACACTTGTTGGCTGCAGCTTCAGAAAATATTGTGTCTGTCTTTGATGTTGAGGCAGACAGACTGACTCTCTCCTTAAag GGACACACCACGGATGTACACTCTATATGTTGGGACACAAATGGAGATTTTCTGGCATCTGTCAGTCAAGAGTCTGTCAGACTGTGGTCATTGGCCTCGGGCGAGTGCATTCATGAGCTTAGTGGTAACAATTATCATTCTTGTGTTTTTCATCCAACCTATCCAACTCTCATGGTCATTGGAGGCTACCAG TCATTGGAGTTATGGAATACGACTGAGAATAAGTGTATGACAATTGTGGCACATGAGTGCATGATATCAGCCCTAGCACAGTCACCACTTACCGGGATGGTTGCCTCTGCCAGTCATGACAAATCTGTTAAGATCTGGAAATAA
- the LOC123220463 gene encoding transcriptional corepressor LEUNIG_HOMOLOG-like isoform X1, translating to MAQQSSNWEADKMLDVYIYDYLVKKKLHATAKSFMTEGKVAPDPVAIDAPGGFLFEWWSVFWDIFIARTNEKHSEPAASYIEAQQIKAKEQQQMQMQQFQLMRQAQMQQRNPNHPSLGGPVNAVNSEGMVGQSNASALAAKMYEERMKHTNPMGNSVGSETSQPPVDARMALLKSATNHPGQLGQGNHGSVTAALQQIQARSQQTPDIKGEMNLGASQRSMPMDPSSLYGQRIMQSKPGLGNTGLNPGVSSLPLKGWPLTGIDQIRPNLGAQVQKPFLTGGNQFQLLPQQQQQLLAQAQAQGNLGNSIYGDVDPRRFGGLPRGSLNAKDGQPGANDGSIGSPMQSTSSKQMNMPQIQQSSSQQDPLQTQAAQQNDRKRKGPPSNSGAANSTCTGNTVGPSPNSQPSTPSTHTPGDGVPISGNLQHVGNMPKGLIMYGSDGAGGHASSTNQLEDMEHFGDIGSLDDNVESFLSHDDGDGRDLFGSLKRNPSEQAAETSKGFSFNEVSSIRKSTSKVICCHFSSDGKLLASAGHDKKVVLWNVETLQTDCTPDEHNHIITDVRFRPNSTQLATSSFDTTVRLWDAAKPSYSLQTYKGHSSHVMSLDFHPKKNELFCSCDGNSEIRFWNINQYSCARISKGGTVQVRFQPRIGHLLAAASENIVSVFDVEADRLTLSLKGHTTDVHSICWDTNGDFLASVSQESVRLWSLASGECIHELSGNNYHSCVFHPTYPTLMVIGGYQSLELWNTTENKCMTIVAHECMISALAQSPLTGMVASASHDKSVKIWK from the exons ATGGCGCAGCAGAGCAGTAACTGGGAAGCGGATAAGAT GCTTGATGTGTACATTTATGATTActtggtgaagaaaaaattgcaTGCTACTGCAAAATCCTTCATGACTGAAGGGAAAGTTGCCCCGGATCCAGTAG CAATTGATGCTCCTGGagggtttctttttgaatgGTGGTCTGTTTTTTGGGACATATTTATTGCCAGGACAAACGAGAAGCATTCTGAGCCTGCTGCCTCATACATAGAG GCACAACAAATTAAAGCAAAAGAGCAGCAGCAGATGCAAATGCAGCAGTTTCAATTAATGCGTCAAGCTCAGATGCAACAGAGGAATCCAAATCATCCTTCTCTTGGTGGTCCTGTAAATGCTGTGAATTCTGAAGGAATGGTAGGGCAGTCAAATGCTAGTGCTTTGGCTGCAAAAATGTATGAAGAACGTATGAAACACACAAATCCCATGGGGAATTCAGTTGGTTCAGAGACATCCCAACCTCCTGTTGATGCTAGGATGGCCCTTCTGAAATCAGCTACAAATCATCCTGG TCAATTGGGCCAAGGAAATCATGGAAGTGTGACTGCAGCATTGCAGCAAATTCAGGCACGATCTCAACAGACCCCT GACATCAAAGGTGAAATGAACCTGGGTGCCTCCCAAAGATCTATGCCTATGGATCCTTCTTCACTTTATGGTCAAAGAATCATGCAATCAAAACCTGGACTAGGAAACACAG GACTGAATCCTGGAGTTAGTAGTCTTCCATTGAAGGGGTGGCCCTTAACT GGCATTGACCAAATTCGGCCAAATTTAGGCGCACAAGTTCAGAAACCTTTCTTAACAGGTGGAAATCAGTTTCAGCTTTTACCACAGCAGCAACAGCAGCTTCTAGCACAGGCCCAGGCACAAGGCAATCTTGGTAATTCAATTTATGGAGATGTGGATCCTCGAAGGTTTGGGGGATTACCTAGAGGCAGTTTAAATGCAAAAGATGGCCAACCTGGAGCAAATGATGGATCTATAGGTTCACCAATGCAATCAACTTCATCAAAA CAGATGAATATGCCACAGATACAGCAGTCTTCCTCTCAACAAGATCCCTTGCAAACACAGGCAGCTCAGCAG AACGACAGAAAAAGGAAGGGGCCTCCTTCTAATTCTGGAGCTGCTAATAGCACATGTACAGGAAACACAGTTGGTCCTTCTCCAAACTCTCAACCTTCAACTCCATCAACTCACACCCCTGGGGATGGAGTTCCTATATCAGGCAATTTGCAGCATGTCGGTAACATGCCAAAAGGTTTAATAATGTATGGTTCTGATGGGGCAGGTGGTCATGCATCTTCTACAAACCAGCTG GAAGATATGGAACATTTTGGAGACATTGGCTCCTTAGATGATAATGTGGAATCTTTTCTTTCACATGATGATGGAGATGGAAGGGATTTGTTTGGTTCATTGAAGCGAAACCCTTCTGAACAAGCAGCTGAAACTTCCAAGG GTTTCTCCTTCAACGAAGTTAGTTCAATACGTAAAAGTACTAGCAAAGTTATATGTTGTCATTTCTCTTCAGATGGAAAGTTATTAGCCAGTGCTGGGCATGACAAAAAG GTTGTTCTTTGGAATGTGGAGACTCTTCAAACTGATTGCACTCCAGATgaacacaatcatataattactGATGTTCGCTTCAGACCAAATTCTACTCAGCTGGCAACATCATCATTCGACACAACAGTGCGACTCTGGGATGCTGCCAAG CCAAGCTATTCCTTGCAGACTTATAAGGGGCATAGCTCACATGTGATGTCCCTTGATTTCCATCCGAAGAAGAATGAACTTTTCTGCTCTTGTGATGGTAACAGTGAGATTCGCTTCTGGAATATCAATCAGTATTCTTGTGCTCGTATTTCCAAG GGAGGTACTGTGCAAGTGAGATTTCAGCCAAGGATAGGACACTTGTTGGCTGCAGCTTCAGAAAATATTGTGTCTGTCTTTGATGTTGAGGCAGACAGACTGACTCTCTCCTTAAag GGACACACCACGGATGTACACTCTATATGTTGGGACACAAATGGAGATTTTCTGGCATCTGTCAGTCAAGAGTCTGTCAGACTGTGGTCATTGGCCTCGGGCGAGTGCATTCATGAGCTTAGTGGTAACAATTATCATTCTTGTGTTTTTCATCCAACCTATCCAACTCTCATGGTCATTGGAGGCTACCAG TCATTGGAGTTATGGAATACGACTGAGAATAAGTGTATGACAATTGTGGCACATGAGTGCATGATATCAGCCCTAGCACAGTCACCACTTACCGGGATGGTTGCCTCTGCCAGTCATGACAAATCTGTTAAGATCTGGAAATAA
- the LOC123220463 gene encoding transcriptional corepressor LEUNIG_HOMOLOG-like isoform X3, producing the protein MAQQSSNWEADKMLDVYIYDYLVKKKLHATAKSFMTEGKVAPDPVAIDAPGGFLFEWWSVFWDIFIARTNEKHSEPAASYIEAQQIKAKEQQQMQMQQFQLMRQAQMQQRNPNHPSLGGPVNAVNSEGMVGQSNASALAAKMYEERMKHTNPMGNSVGSETSQPPVDARMALLKSATNHPGQLGQGNHGSVTAALQQIQDIKGEMNLGASQRSMPMDPSSLYGQRIMQSKPGLGNTGLNPGVSSLPLKGWPLTGIDQIRPNLGAQVQKPFLTGGNQFQLLPQQQQQLLAQAQAQGNLGNSIYGDVDPRRFGGLPRGSLNAKDGQPGANDGSIGSPMQSTSSKQMNMPQIQQSSSQQDPLQTQAAQQNDRKRKGPPSNSGAANSTCTGNTVGPSPNSQPSTPSTHTPGDGVPISGNLQHVGNMPKGLIMYGSDGAGGHASSTNQLEDMEHFGDIGSLDDNVESFLSHDDGDGRDLFGSLKRNPSEQAAETSKGFSFNEVSSIRKSTSKVICCHFSSDGKLLASAGHDKKVVLWNVETLQTDCTPDEHNHIITDVRFRPNSTQLATSSFDTTVRLWDAAKPSYSLQTYKGHSSHVMSLDFHPKKNELFCSCDGNSEIRFWNINQYSCARISKGGTVQVRFQPRIGHLLAAASENIVSVFDVEADRLTLSLKGHTTDVHSICWDTNGDFLASVSQESVRLWSLASGECIHELSGNNYHSCVFHPTYPTLMVIGGYQSLELWNTTENKCMTIVAHECMISALAQSPLTGMVASASHDKSVKIWK; encoded by the exons ATGGCGCAGCAGAGCAGTAACTGGGAAGCGGATAAGAT GCTTGATGTGTACATTTATGATTActtggtgaagaaaaaattgcaTGCTACTGCAAAATCCTTCATGACTGAAGGGAAAGTTGCCCCGGATCCAGTAG CAATTGATGCTCCTGGagggtttctttttgaatgGTGGTCTGTTTTTTGGGACATATTTATTGCCAGGACAAACGAGAAGCATTCTGAGCCTGCTGCCTCATACATAGAG GCACAACAAATTAAAGCAAAAGAGCAGCAGCAGATGCAAATGCAGCAGTTTCAATTAATGCGTCAAGCTCAGATGCAACAGAGGAATCCAAATCATCCTTCTCTTGGTGGTCCTGTAAATGCTGTGAATTCTGAAGGAATGGTAGGGCAGTCAAATGCTAGTGCTTTGGCTGCAAAAATGTATGAAGAACGTATGAAACACACAAATCCCATGGGGAATTCAGTTGGTTCAGAGACATCCCAACCTCCTGTTGATGCTAGGATGGCCCTTCTGAAATCAGCTACAAATCATCCTGG TCAATTGGGCCAAGGAAATCATGGAAGTGTGACTGCAGCATTGCAGCAAATTCAG GACATCAAAGGTGAAATGAACCTGGGTGCCTCCCAAAGATCTATGCCTATGGATCCTTCTTCACTTTATGGTCAAAGAATCATGCAATCAAAACCTGGACTAGGAAACACAG GACTGAATCCTGGAGTTAGTAGTCTTCCATTGAAGGGGTGGCCCTTAACT GGCATTGACCAAATTCGGCCAAATTTAGGCGCACAAGTTCAGAAACCTTTCTTAACAGGTGGAAATCAGTTTCAGCTTTTACCACAGCAGCAACAGCAGCTTCTAGCACAGGCCCAGGCACAAGGCAATCTTGGTAATTCAATTTATGGAGATGTGGATCCTCGAAGGTTTGGGGGATTACCTAGAGGCAGTTTAAATGCAAAAGATGGCCAACCTGGAGCAAATGATGGATCTATAGGTTCACCAATGCAATCAACTTCATCAAAA CAGATGAATATGCCACAGATACAGCAGTCTTCCTCTCAACAAGATCCCTTGCAAACACAGGCAGCTCAGCAG AACGACAGAAAAAGGAAGGGGCCTCCTTCTAATTCTGGAGCTGCTAATAGCACATGTACAGGAAACACAGTTGGTCCTTCTCCAAACTCTCAACCTTCAACTCCATCAACTCACACCCCTGGGGATGGAGTTCCTATATCAGGCAATTTGCAGCATGTCGGTAACATGCCAAAAGGTTTAATAATGTATGGTTCTGATGGGGCAGGTGGTCATGCATCTTCTACAAACCAGCTG GAAGATATGGAACATTTTGGAGACATTGGCTCCTTAGATGATAATGTGGAATCTTTTCTTTCACATGATGATGGAGATGGAAGGGATTTGTTTGGTTCATTGAAGCGAAACCCTTCTGAACAAGCAGCTGAAACTTCCAAGG GTTTCTCCTTCAACGAAGTTAGTTCAATACGTAAAAGTACTAGCAAAGTTATATGTTGTCATTTCTCTTCAGATGGAAAGTTATTAGCCAGTGCTGGGCATGACAAAAAG GTTGTTCTTTGGAATGTGGAGACTCTTCAAACTGATTGCACTCCAGATgaacacaatcatataattactGATGTTCGCTTCAGACCAAATTCTACTCAGCTGGCAACATCATCATTCGACACAACAGTGCGACTCTGGGATGCTGCCAAG CCAAGCTATTCCTTGCAGACTTATAAGGGGCATAGCTCACATGTGATGTCCCTTGATTTCCATCCGAAGAAGAATGAACTTTTCTGCTCTTGTGATGGTAACAGTGAGATTCGCTTCTGGAATATCAATCAGTATTCTTGTGCTCGTATTTCCAAG GGAGGTACTGTGCAAGTGAGATTTCAGCCAAGGATAGGACACTTGTTGGCTGCAGCTTCAGAAAATATTGTGTCTGTCTTTGATGTTGAGGCAGACAGACTGACTCTCTCCTTAAag GGACACACCACGGATGTACACTCTATATGTTGGGACACAAATGGAGATTTTCTGGCATCTGTCAGTCAAGAGTCTGTCAGACTGTGGTCATTGGCCTCGGGCGAGTGCATTCATGAGCTTAGTGGTAACAATTATCATTCTTGTGTTTTTCATCCAACCTATCCAACTCTCATGGTCATTGGAGGCTACCAG TCATTGGAGTTATGGAATACGACTGAGAATAAGTGTATGACAATTGTGGCACATGAGTGCATGATATCAGCCCTAGCACAGTCACCACTTACCGGGATGGTTGCCTCTGCCAGTCATGACAAATCTGTTAAGATCTGGAAATAA
- the LOC123220282 gene encoding glycine-rich protein 23-like — protein MSGVVRGVVITVFCVLVFNGLVLGDNGKGVDDDKHLFHRPRLFKRGGLGHGFGGGIGGGGGFGHGGGLGGGGGLGHGGGLGGGGGFGHGGGLGGGGGLGHGGGLGGGGGLGHGGGVGGGGGGGLGGGGGGGGGGGGGLGGGGGLGGGAGGGGGLGGGGGFGGGAGGGFGGGGGVGGGFGAGGGFGKGVGIGGGVGGGGGGGFGGGGGFGGGAGFGAGGGGR, from the exons ATGAGTGGTGTTGTTCGTGGAGTAGTGATTACTGTGTTTTGTGTGTTGGTTTTCAATGGTTTAGTTTTGGGTGATAATGGTAAaggtgttgatgatgataaacaCCTTTTTCATCGTCCACGTTTGTTTAAAAGAGGCGGTTTAGGCCATGGGTTTGGTGGAGGCATTGGTGGTG GTGGTGGATTTGGTCATGGGGGTGGTCTTGGTGGAGGTGGTGGGCTTGGTCATGGTGGTGGTCTTGGTGGAGGTGGTGGATTTGGTCATGGGGGTGGTCTTGGTGGAGGTGGTGGGCTTGGTCATGGTGGTGGTCTAGGTGGAGGAGGAGGGCTAGGTCATGGGGGCGGAgtaggtggaggtggaggtggagggcTAG gtggaggtggaggtggaggtggaggaggaggaggaggactTGGTGGGGGTGGAGGATTAGGTGGTGGAGCAGGTGGAGGGGGAGGTCTTGGTGGGGGTGGAGGCTTCGGTGGCGGTGCAGGAGGTGGATttggtggaggtggaggtgtGGGTGGAGGGTTTGGAGCTGGTGGGGGTTTTGGGAAAGGTGTTGGCATTGGTGGTGGAGTTGGtggaggaggtggtggtggtttCGGTGGGGGTGGTGGGTTTGGCGGTGGAGCAGGATTTGGAGCCGGTGGAGGCGGCCGCTAA
- the LOC123221936 gene encoding uncharacterized protein LOC123221936: MDFLIRTFFNVLIISSFLFSQYKAEATGSVFFIDNPKHQYLRTRSENDVVQSHLMLLSEVGAAVSVLLGFAPPATLTADGSSKLNEVLVPNPFNRPRAVLMLEVRGVADPKLIVDLDRTKLVDAFNSKVFLDTNKADIQLPDEDEVSVVFLDEQLADHSEEEIHEFASWLGGSYVADASKLLNGELTIPVGSGVNVNLHMSKKAERDFIFSLLTLHHNIKRAMDVHEGLAQSTQRPAELMMGFFDGIKALQEQYGPEGVDQQGMRLLLVTLSKIFDSLQTSYEGQIVGVVFFNGAPSQESETVLNLMFTSRPSPRCLVETESKSNITMVAEVLLVRRTLAWLTGIILLIATLLGIYFLLNMPLTRDTLLYSNVKLD; encoded by the exons ATGGATTTTCTTATTCGTACCTTCTTCAATGTTCTCATAATATCCTCTTTTCTCTTCTCCCAATATAAG GCCGAAGCTACTGGTTCCGTTTTCTTCATCGACAATCCTAAACATCAATATCTTCGCACTCGATCTGAAAACGATGTCGTTCAG TCTCATTTAATGTTACTATCTGAAGTCGGTGCTGCTGTTTCAGTCTTGCTTGGTTTCGCACCTCCTGCTACTCTTACAGCAGATGGTTCATCTAag TTGAATGAGGTTCTTGTGCCTAATCCATTCAATAGACCTCGTGCTGTTTTAATGTTAGAAGTAAGAGGAGTTGCTG ATCCTAAGCTCATCGTTGACCTTGATAGAACAAAGTTAGTTGATGCCTTTAACAGCAAGGTTTTTCTTGATACTAATAAAGCTGACATTCAGCTTCCAG atgaagatgaagtttCTGTAGTTTTCCTGGATGAACAATTAGCAGATCACTCTGAAGAAGAAATTCATGAATTT GCATCTTGGTTGGGTGGGTCATATGTTGCTGATGCGTCAAAATTGCTGAATGGAGAGTTGACTATTCCTGTGGGCAGTGGTGTCAATGTGAATCTTCATATGTCAAAG AAAGCAGAGAgggattttatttttagtcTTTTGACTTTACACCACAATATTAAAAGGGCAATGGATGTGCATGAAGGTTTGGCACAAAGTACACAAAGGCCTGCTGAGTTAATGATGGGTTTTTTTGATGGAATTAAG GCTTTGCAAGAGCAATATGGACCTGAAGGTGTTGACCAACAAGGAATGAGACTATTGCTTGTAACACTTTCCAAGATATTTGATTCATTACAAACATCTTATGAAG GTCAAATTGTTGGAGTTGTCTTCTTTAATGGTGCACCATCTCAAGAGTCAGAAACCGTGTTGAATTTGATGTTCACATCCAGACCATCTCCACGTTGTTTGGTGGAAACAGAAAGCAAGTCTAATATAACCATGGTTGCTGAGGTGTTGTTGGTTAGACGGACCCTTGCTTGGTTAACAGGGATTATTCTTCTCATTGCGACACTTCTAGGG ATTTACTTCCTTCTCAATATGCCACTAACAAGGGACACCTTGCTGTATTCTAACGTCAAGCTTGACTAA